TTCATCTTTTAAATAGTCACTTAAACATAAAAAGCGATTTCCTTTTTGACGAGGGAACGTAAAGCGTTCGATGATTGTTTTTTCATCGTTTGGATCATAAATAATAATATCATTTCCATCCGCTTGTGCAGGAAAAAATTGATAGACAGCATTTGCTGTTATCCATTTTTTATCTTCTGCTTCTTTTACTAATTCTTTCAGTAATTTGTATAACTCGGTTACTTTTGGATCTTTCTCTTCTATTAATTTATTTACTTTTCCTTTAACCCCTAAGTGATGACCAAGTAACATTTGTAAATTCACATATGGGAATATCGTATGAAGCGGATAGTCTTTTAATAAATGACGTTTCGTGTCATGAGGTACCCACACTTTTCCGTCCTTCGAAACAGTTGATTTTCTCTCCATTTCTTGTACTTCTTCGACAGATGCTTTCTCTTTCGCTTTTGCTTGCGCTTTTTCAGTAACTTCTTTTAAACGCTCATAATACGTTTCTGACATTTTTTCACGCGCTTCATGATTACTTAATTTATTCGCTAAATCTAATCCTTCCATTGCATCTTTTGCATAAAGGACGAGACCATCATACTCAGGTGAAATTTTCAAGTCTGTAAATTTACGTGTTAATGCCGCACCACCGATTAACATTGGAATACTAATATTTGCTTGTTTTAAATCTTGTGCAGTTAAAACCATCTGTTGCGCTGATTTTACTAACAATCCGGATAATCCAAGCGCATCTGGTTTTTCACGTTTTACCGCTTCAATTAATTCATTGGGTGGTACTTTAATTCCAAGGTTAATTACTTCAAATCCGTTATTCGATAAAATGATTTCCACTAAATTTTTTCCAATATCATGCACGTCGCCTTTAACGGTGGCTAATAATATTTTACCTTTTCCAGCATCCTCAGAAGCTTCCATGAATTGTTCTAGATGTGCAACGGATGCTTTCATCACTTCTGCACTTTGTAGTACTTCTGCAACAATTAATTCATTATTATTAAATAAACGACCTACTTCCGCCATTCCAGTCATTAATGGTCCATTAATAATATCTAATGGTTGATTATATTTTTTTAATGCCTCATTTAAATCATCAATTAATCCTTCTTTTGTTCCTTCTACTACATAACTAGAAATCCGCTCCTCTAATGGTAAATTTTTCTTTTCATCAATGGAACTTGTCGTTTTTTTGCCACGATACATCGCCGCAAATGCTGCTACCGTTTCTTGAGAGGTACGATACAGAATATCTTCTGAAAGTTTTTTCTCTTCTTCTGGAATCGATGCATATCGTTGAAGCTTCTCTGTATTGACAATGGCATAATCGAGACCAGCTTTTGTACACTCATATAGATAAACAGCATTTAATACTTCTCGACCGACATTTGGTAAACCGAACGAAACGTTACTTACCCCTAAAATAGTTAAACACTCTGGCATTTCTTGTTTGATTAAACGAATTCCTTCGATTGTTTCTTCCGCAGAACCGATATATTGTTTATCCCCAGTCCCTACTGGAAAAACAAGTGGATCAAAAATAATATCACTCGGCTTAATTCCATATTTATTTACTAAAAGATTATACGAGCGTTTCGCAATTTCTAATTTACGTTCGCGGGTAATGGCCATCCCTTGTTCGTCAATGGTTCCAACTACGACAGCTGCACCAAACTTTTTAACGAGCGGTAACACTTTTTCGAATCGTTCTTCCCCGTCTTCTAAGTTAATCGAGTTAATAATTGATTTTCCTTGTGTATATGTCAGGGCTTTTGCAATGACCTTTTCGTCTGTACTATCAATCATAAAAGGTACTTTTACTTTGTTTACTACTTGTTGTAAAAATTTCTCCATGTCTTCTAATTCATTACGATCGGGGTTTGCTAAACAAACATCAATGACATGTGCACCTTTTTTCACTTGCGCCCGAGCAATTTCCGCTGCTTCTTCATATTGTTCCTTGCTTATTAATTCTTTAAATTTTCTAGACCCAATCACATTTGTTCTTTCCCCAACAAATAACGGTCTCATAGAAGAATCATACACTAATGGCTCAATCCCAGAAACTGCATGTGGATGAAGTGTTTTCACTTGATGTGGTTGATAACGACTCATTGCTTCTCGAACAACGCGAATATGAGCAGGTGTCGTTCCGCAACATCCTCCCACGACATTGATCCATCCTTTTTCTGCAAATCCTTCTAATTTTTTCGCAAATGATTCTGGTGATTCGTGATAATGCCCTTCTTCATCTGGTAGCCCTGCATTCGGATAGACACTAATTCTTGTATCTGCTAATTCCGATAAAGAACGAATATGGTCACGCATAAATTCTGGACCTGTTGCACAGTTTAATCCAACTACGATTGGTTTCATGTGTTCTAATGATAAATAAAATGCTTCGATATTTTGACCAGCTAACGTTGTTCCCATCGGTTCAATCGTTCCTGATACCATAATTGGTAAAATGACATTCATATTCTGGAATGCTCGATCGATACCTAAATAAGCGGCTTTCACATTTCGCATATCTTGGCTAGTTTCAAGTAGCAATAAATCAACGCCACCCTCAATTAAACCTTCTACTTGCTCTTGATAAGTATCTATTAATTTCTCGAATGTTACTCCGCCTGTCACCGAAAGTGATTTGGTTGTAGGCCCCATCGCTCCAGCAACAAACCTTGGCCACTCCTCTGTTGAAAAATCCGTTGCTGCTTTTTTCGCAAGTTGCGCAGCTTTTACATTTATTTCTTTCGCTAAATGACTTAAATTATAATCACTTAAAACTAATGAAGTAGCTCCAAATGTATTCGTTTCAATAATATCTGCACCAGCTTCTAAATATTCTCGATGAATATGATCAATAACTTCTGGCTTCGTTAAGATTAAATATTCATTACATCCTTCATATTCCTCTCCCCCAAAATCTTCAGCCGTTAAATTAGCAGCTTGAATCATCGTTCCCATAGCCCCGTCCAGTACGAGAATTCGTTCATTTAGTTGTTTTTCTAATAAAGATACTCCCAATTGTTCTACGTCCTTTCTTGTTTGAAATTAAATCGATGCTAGTTTCTTACGGTCTTTTGCCTGAATAAACTGAGCAAGTTCAACTGTTAAATCATATCGATTAAATGGTGTAATTAAATAAATACCGTTAAAATACTCCAATGCTACATCTAAAAGTGATTTACTAATAGCTAAACTTTCTTTCGTTGCTTCTTCTTTTGTTTGACAACGTTTCATTGTCGTTAAAATATCTTCTGTTAACCGAATCCCTGGTACTTCATTGTGTAAAAATTCTGCATTTCGCGCACCAGTAAATGGCATAATCCCTAAATAAATAGGCGTTTGCAAATGTTTCGTTGCTTCATACACTTCGATAATTCTTTCTTCCGAATAAACTGGTTGTGTCATAAAAAAGTCTGCACCAGCTTCTATTTTTTTCTCCATCCGTTGCACTGCTTTTTCTACGTACTTCACATTCGGATTAAAAGCAGCTCCGACCGAAAAATCCGTTTTCCCTTCTAATGACTGACCAGAAAACGATAATCCTTCGTTTAGTTGTTTAATAAAACGGATCAATTCAAATGATGACAGATCATATACACCAGTTGCGCCTGGAAAATCACCTACTTTTGCAGGATCACCTGTAATGGCTAATATATCTCGAATCCCTAATGCATGTAGCCCTAATAAATGCGATTGTAATCCGATTAAATTACGATCGCGACAAGTGAGATGAACTAATGAGCGTATTTGATATTGCTGTTTTAAAATGGACGCCATCGCCATATTCGAAATTCTTGGGGTTGCTAATGAGTTGTCAGCCATTGTGATTGCTTCTACTCCCGCTTGATGCAATGCTTTTGCCCCTTCGATAAAAGGTTCCATGTTCACGTTCTTTGGTGTATCTAATTCCACAATGATGGATCGTTTCGTTTTTACAACCTCTTGAAGCGGAGCATCGCTACGTTTCCTCGTAACAGAAAGCGTTGCTGGCGTTGCTTTCGTTTCCTGGAATGATTTTTCTGAAATCGGCTTTAATTCCCGAACTGCTTCTGCCATATAGCGAATATGTTCTGGTGTCGTTCCGCAACATCCACCGATTAAACGAACGCCTTCTTTCACAAATTCTGTTGCCATTTCGCCAAAATATTTTGGATTTTCTGAATATGAGAATTTTCCGTCAATATATTGCGGTAAACTAGCATTTGGATATGCACTTAAAAAAGCATGATCAAAAATCGGTACTTCTTTAAACGACCGTAACATATGAAGTGGACCTAAACGACAATTTAATCCAACTACATCTGCCCCTAAGTCAATTAACTCTGCAAACGCGTCTTTTACTTTCTTTCCGCCTTGCAACACTCCTACTTCATGAAGAGATAATTGTGCAACAACCGGAAGGTTGGTTAATTTTTTTGCGACTTTCACTGCTATCTTTAATTCTTCTAAATCATAATATGTTTCAAATAAAAAACCATCTATTTGTTCCTGTGCTAACCAATACACTTGTTCTGAAATCATTTTTTCGAGCTCTTCTAATTCGTTATCACGTTTATGAAGAGCACGAATACCACCTACAGTTCCAAGAACAAACACTTCGTCTTTTGCCGCTTGACGAGCGATTCTAGCACCTGCTTGATTGATTTGTTTTGTTAACGCTTCGAGCCCATATCGTTGTAATTTTTCTGCATTGGCTGCGTATGTGTTTGTTTGGATAACTTGAGCACCTGCTTCAATATAGGCACGATGAATATTGTATATTTCTTCACTATGCGTTAAATTCATTTCTTCATAAGAACGATCTACCCCATGGGAATATAGCATCGTTCCCATTGCCCCGTCCGCAATTAAAATATCATTTTGTAATTTTTTTAACAACTCCATCTACTCACACCCTACTCTTTATTCTCCACACAAAAAAACCCTTCCTCTAGAAAGAAGAAGGGAAAATTCACATGACCTTCTTCTTATCTAGCTGGAATTAGCACCTTTACC
The genomic region above belongs to Massilibacterium senegalense and contains:
- the metH gene encoding methionine synthase, whose amino-acid sequence is MGVSLLEKQLNERILVLDGAMGTMIQAANLTAEDFGGEEYEGCNEYLILTKPEVIDHIHREYLEAGADIIETNTFGATSLVLSDYNLSHLAKEINVKAAQLAKKAATDFSTEEWPRFVAGAMGPTTKSLSVTGGVTFEKLIDTYQEQVEGLIEGGVDLLLLETSQDMRNVKAAYLGIDRAFQNMNVILPIMVSGTIEPMGTTLAGQNIEAFYLSLEHMKPIVVGLNCATGPEFMRDHIRSLSELADTRISVYPNAGLPDEEGHYHESPESFAKKLEGFAEKGWINVVGGCCGTTPAHIRVVREAMSRYQPHQVKTLHPHAVSGIEPLVYDSSMRPLFVGERTNVIGSRKFKELISKEQYEEAAEIARAQVKKGAHVIDVCLANPDRNELEDMEKFLQQVVNKVKVPFMIDSTDEKVIAKALTYTQGKSIINSINLEDGEERFEKVLPLVKKFGAAVVVGTIDEQGMAITRERKLEIAKRSYNLLVNKYGIKPSDIIFDPLVFPVGTGDKQYIGSAEETIEGIRLIKQEMPECLTILGVSNVSFGLPNVGREVLNAVYLYECTKAGLDYAIVNTEKLQRYASIPEEEKKLSEDILYRTSQETVAAFAAMYRGKKTTSSIDEKKNLPLEERISSYVVEGTKEGLIDDLNEALKKYNQPLDIINGPLMTGMAEVGRLFNNNELIVAEVLQSAEVMKASVAHLEQFMEASEDAGKGKILLATVKGDVHDIGKNLVEIILSNNGFEVINLGIKVPPNELIEAVKREKPDALGLSGLLVKSAQQMVLTAQDLKQANISIPMLIGGAALTRKFTDLKISPEYDGLVLYAKDAMEGLDLANKLSNHEAREKMSETYYERLKEVTEKAQAKAKEKASVEEVQEMERKSTVSKDGKVWVPHDTKRHLLKDYPLHTIFPYVNLQMLLGHHLGVKGKVNKLIEEKDPKVTELYKLLKELVKEAEDKKWITANAVYQFFPAQADGNDIIIYDPNDEKTIIERFTFPRQKGNRFLCLSDYLKDEDSGVMDYVGFFNVTTGIGVREVAMKLKDDGDYLKSHMFQALALEMAEGFAERVHTLMRDRWGFPDSVDMTMSERFSAKYQGIRVSFGYPACPNIEDQAKLFKLLKPADIGVNLTEEFMMEPEASVSAMVFSHPEGRYFNV
- a CDS encoding bifunctional homocysteine S-methyltransferase/methylenetetrahydrofolate reductase, producing MELLKKLQNDILIADGAMGTMLYSHGVDRSYEEMNLTHSEEIYNIHRAYIEAGAQVIQTNTYAANAEKLQRYGLEALTKQINQAGARIARQAAKDEVFVLGTVGGIRALHKRDNELEELEKMISEQVYWLAQEQIDGFLFETYYDLEELKIAVKVAKKLTNLPVVAQLSLHEVGVLQGGKKVKDAFAELIDLGADVVGLNCRLGPLHMLRSFKEVPIFDHAFLSAYPNASLPQYIDGKFSYSENPKYFGEMATEFVKEGVRLIGGCCGTTPEHIRYMAEAVRELKPISEKSFQETKATPATLSVTRKRSDAPLQEVVKTKRSIIVELDTPKNVNMEPFIEGAKALHQAGVEAITMADNSLATPRISNMAMASILKQQYQIRSLVHLTCRDRNLIGLQSHLLGLHALGIRDILAITGDPAKVGDFPGATGVYDLSSFELIRFIKQLNEGLSFSGQSLEGKTDFSVGAAFNPNVKYVEKAVQRMEKKIEAGADFFMTQPVYSEERIIEVYEATKHLQTPIYLGIMPFTGARNAEFLHNEVPGIRLTEDILTTMKRCQTKEEATKESLAISKSLLDVALEYFNGIYLITPFNRYDLTVELAQFIQAKDRKKLASI